Below is a window of Chryseobacterium indicum DNA.
AAACTGCATCCTGAATCTGGTTATTAATTTTTTTGCTGACAACAGACGGATAAATACAGTAATAAAACCCGATAATTGCCAAAGACCCGAAAATAATAATTAAATTTAAAATTAAAGGCATTTTCAGGGCGTGTCTTGTTACATATCCTTCAATAATTCCCGCACAGATGGTAAAAGGAACGGTACTCAGGAATATTTTGAATGAATCTTTAAATCCGATTTTGAAAGAATTAAATCTCGACAGTGTTTTAGGGAATAAAATAGAAGCTCCAAGAATAAGACCGCACATCGCTTCCACTACCATTGCAAAGATTTCAAAAACTCCGTGAAGCCAGATTCCTCTTGCGCTGTCCTTAAGTGCGCCGTAATCGTAAAAGAAATACTGGAAAGAACCGAGCATCACGCTGTTGTTCAGCAAAGCCCATAACGTTCCCACTCCGCCTGCAATTCCGTAGATATACAGTCTTGCGCCTACTTTTATATTGTTGAAAATGATCCCGATTGTACTTCCCCATGTAGAACCGCTCTGGTAAACTCCTACCGCATTTCCTGCCTTAATGTTTTCAATCGTCTGGTTCACATATTCTTCACCCAGAATAACTTTGGCAAAATCTTTATCGTAAATTCCGGAAAGAAGACCGATTAACGTAAATAAAGTAAAAAACAAAAAAGCATATCCCAAATATCTTCTGTACTGGTACACCAGCAAAGGAACTTCGGTTTTGAAGAAATGCAGAAATCTGTTTTCTTCTACCCTTTTGGTTTTATAAATTTTCTGGAAGATCTGTGCAGACAAATGGTTAAGATAAACCGTGGTATTACTTTTCGGGTAATACGTCTGTGCAAAAGAAAGGTCGTTAACGAGGTTGATGTACAGCGAAGAGAGATCATCAGGATTTTTTTTAATTTTCCCCTGAATAACCTGTTCTATTCCCAACCATTTTTCTTTATTTTGTTTAATGAAATAAACTTCTCTCATAATTGTAAGGCTAAAATAATAAAAATAATGTCTCAAATCGCGATAAATACTTCACAAAATGTAAATATTAATTTCAACATTGCGGGTGTTGGAGAAAGACTTCTTGCTTATATTATCGATCTTCTTATTCA
It encodes the following:
- a CDS encoding stage II sporulation protein M, yielding MREVYFIKQNKEKWLGIEQVIQGKIKKNPDDLSSLYINLVNDLSFAQTYYPKSNTTVYLNHLSAQIFQKIYKTKRVEENRFLHFFKTEVPLLVYQYRRYLGYAFLFFTLFTLIGLLSGIYDKDFAKVILGEEYVNQTIENIKAGNAVGVYQSGSTWGSTIGIIFNNIKVGARLYIYGIAGGVGTLWALLNNSVMLGSFQYFFYDYGALKDSARGIWLHGVFEIFAMVVEAMCGLILGASILFPKTLSRFNSFKIGFKDSFKIFLSTVPFTICAGIIEGYVTRHALKMPLILNLIIIFGSLAIIGFYYCIYPSVVSKKINNQIQDAVL